In a single window of the Mustela nigripes isolate SB6536 chromosome 17, MUSNIG.SB6536, whole genome shotgun sequence genome:
- the LOC132004971 gene encoding vacuolar protein sorting-associated protein 29-like — MAGHGLVLVLGDLHIPHQCNSLPAKFKKLLVPGKIQHILCTGNLCTKESYDYLKTLAGDVHIVRGDFDENLNYPEQKVVTVGQFKIGLIHGHQVIPWGDMASLALLQRQFDVDILISGHTHKFEAFEHENKFYINPGSATGAYNALEANIIPSFVLMDIQASIVVTYVYQLIGDDVKVERIEYKKSSKPGLSCWFFIPLFKLSN, encoded by the coding sequence ATGGCTGGGCACGGATTGGTGTTGGTATTAGGAGACCTGCACATCCCACACCAGTGCAACAGTTTGCCGGCTAAATTCAAAAAACTGCTGGTGCCAGGAAAGATTCAGCACATTCTCTGTACTGGAAACCTTTGCACCAAAGAGAGTTATGACTATCTCAAGACGCTGGCCGGTGATGTTCATATTGTGAGAGGAGACTTCGATGAGAATCTGAATTATCCAGAACAGAAAGTTGTGACTGTTGGGCAGTTCAAAATTGGTTTGATCCATGGGCATCAAGTTATTCCTTGGGGAGATATGGCCAGCTTAGCCCTCTTGCAGAGGCAGTTTGATGTGGACATTCTTATCTcgggacacacacacaaatttgaaGCATTTGAGCATGAGAATAAATTCTACATTAACCCAGGTTCTGCCACTGGAGCATATAATGCCTTGGAAGCAAACATTATTCCTTCATttgtgttgatggacatccaggctTCTATAGTTGTCACTTATGTGTATCAGCTAATTGGAGATGATGTGAAAGTAGAACGAATTGAATACAAAAAATCTTCAAAGCCAGGCCTGTCTTGTTGGTTTTTCATTCCCCTGTTCAAATTAAGTAATTAA